A section of the Rhodobacteraceae bacterium M382 genome encodes:
- a CDS encoding SIMPL domain-containing protein (The SIMPL domain is named for its presence in mouse protein SIMPL (signalling molecule that associates with mouse pelle-like kinase). Bacterial member BP26, from Brucella, was shown to assemble into a channel-like structure, while YggE from E. coli has been associated with resistance to oxidative stress.), which produces MATALTGALTAALTAAAMTPAMAGDSPRVITVSGQGQVEAAPDMATITLGVTHDHQDAGQAMAEVSAAMGEMLQQLQDLGLEPRQIQTSRVTLHPIWSNQRRDTDSPPEITGFAASNAVSVRVLDLERLGPVLDAVVGSGANEFNGLQFGIQDPGPLESQARALAVRDAQVKARELAEASGVALGLVSSITEGFDGRVLPMQAAMSARKAGTAIAAGEMSVSVSVNMVFDILDLE; this is translated from the coding sequence ATGGCAACGGCTCTGACCGGAGCTTTGACTGCGGCTCTGACTGCGGCAGCAATGACACCAGCGATGGCAGGCGACAGCCCCCGCGTGATCACCGTTTCGGGTCAAGGCCAGGTCGAAGCCGCTCCGGATATGGCCACCATTACTCTGGGCGTGACCCACGATCATCAGGACGCCGGACAGGCGATGGCTGAGGTTTCGGCTGCCATGGGTGAGATGTTGCAACAGCTGCAGGATCTGGGGCTTGAGCCGCGTCAGATACAGACCAGCCGGGTGACGCTGCACCCGATCTGGTCCAACCAACGCCGCGACACTGACAGCCCGCCTGAGATCACCGGGTTTGCCGCCTCAAACGCCGTATCTGTCCGGGTTCTGGATCTGGAGCGGCTGGGGCCGGTTCTGGATGCGGTTGTCGGCTCGGGTGCAAATGAATTCAATGGGTTGCAGTTCGGAATTCAAGATCCAGGACCGCTGGAATCGCAGGCCCGTGCTTTGGCCGTTCGGGATGCACAGGTCAAGGCACGGGAACTGGCCGAGGCCTCTGGGGTTGCGCTGGGATTGGTTTCGTCAATCACCGAAGGCTTTGACGGGCGTGTCCTGCCAATGCAGGCAGCCATGTCAGCCCGCAAAGCTGGCACCGCCATCGCTGCCGGTGAAATGTCTGTCAGCGTCAGCGTCAATATGGTGTTCGACATTCTGGATCTGGAATGA
- a CDS encoding O-acetylhomoserine aminocarboxypropyltransferase/cysteine synthase: MTDGPTHGFDTLQIHAGARPDPATGARQTPIYQTTAYVFRDADHAAALFNLQEVGFIYSRLTNPTVAVLQERIATLEGGVGAVCCSSGHAAQIMALFPLMQPGCNVVASTRLYGGTVTQLSQTIKRFGWSAKFVDTDDLDAVRDAIDENTRAVFCESIANPGGYVTDIRAVADVTDAAGIPLIVDNTSATPYLCRPIEQGATLVVHSTTKYLTGNGTVTGGCVVDSGNFDWSANDKFPSLSAPEPAYHGLKFHETFGGLAFTFHGIAIGLRDLGMTMNPQAAHYTLMGIETLSLRMQRHCENAKTVASWLEADDRVDYVTYAGLDSSPYAERAKTCYPKGTGGLFTFAVKGGYDACVKLVNALEIFSHVANLGDTRSLIIHSASTTHRQLTPEQQEAAGAGANVVRVSIGIENAEDLIADLDQALTQACS; this comes from the coding sequence ATGACCGACGGACCCACCCACGGTTTTGATACATTGCAAATTCACGCCGGGGCCCGCCCTGACCCGGCCACCGGTGCCCGCCAGACACCCATCTATCAGACCACAGCCTATGTGTTTCGGGATGCCGATCATGCGGCGGCGTTGTTCAACCTTCAGGAAGTCGGGTTCATCTATTCCCGCCTGACCAATCCGACCGTGGCGGTTTTGCAGGAACGGATTGCCACCCTGGAAGGTGGTGTCGGTGCTGTCTGCTGTTCATCGGGTCATGCGGCGCAGATCATGGCGCTGTTTCCGCTGATGCAGCCCGGCTGCAACGTCGTGGCCTCGACCCGTCTGTATGGTGGCACCGTCACGCAGCTGAGCCAGACGATCAAGCGGTTCGGCTGGTCGGCGAAATTCGTCGATACCGATGATCTGGACGCGGTGCGCGATGCCATCGATGAAAACACACGCGCTGTGTTCTGTGAATCCATCGCCAACCCGGGTGGGTATGTGACCGACATTCGCGCGGTGGCTGATGTAACGGACGCAGCAGGCATTCCGCTGATTGTCGACAACACGTCGGCCACACCCTATCTGTGCCGCCCGATCGAACAGGGTGCCACCCTGGTGGTGCATTCGACCACCAAATATCTGACCGGAAACGGCACAGTCACCGGGGGCTGTGTGGTGGATTCTGGCAACTTTGACTGGTCGGCCAACGACAAGTTCCCGTCGCTGAGCGCACCGGAACCGGCCTATCACGGGTTGAAGTTTCACGAAACCTTTGGCGGGTTGGCGTTCACCTTTCACGGTATTGCCATCGGATTGCGCGATCTGGGCATGACCATGAACCCGCAGGCAGCGCATTATACATTGATGGGGATTGAAACCCTGTCGTTGCGGATGCAGCGCCATTGTGAAAACGCCAAAACGGTCGCCTCCTGGTTGGAAGCCGATGACCGGGTCGACTATGTGACCTATGCCGGGCTGGACTCTTCGCCCTACGCCGAGCGTGCCAAGACCTGTTATCCCAAAGGCACCGGGGGATTGTTCACTTTTGCGGTCAAGGGCGGTTATGACGCCTGTGTCAAACTGGTCAATGCGCTGGAGATCTTTAGCCACGTGGCCAACCTGGGCGACACGCGGTCATTGATCATCCATTCGGCATCGACCACGCACCGGCAACTGACCCCGGAACAGCAGGAAGCCGCCGGCGCAGGTGCCAATGTGGTGCGGGTGTCGATCGGGATCGAAAACGCCGAAGATCTGATCGCGGATCTGGATCAGGCATTGACCCAAGCCTGCAGCTGA